From Styela clava chromosome 6, kaStyClav1.hap1.2, whole genome shotgun sequence, one genomic window encodes:
- the LOC144424624 gene encoding uncharacterized protein LOC144424624, producing the protein MSASLLRNLNANEVIMRIENEDSDDMLETQSVSDSDPDFVFIQEFDEDEENWQGVKSKKLSNYAQRSSTVTLGKRKRVKRARPFGWKNNICKRNRLAGLNYKSRKGKQNIARQCASLTEDDRQWVFKNFRKMESWSERRSYVRASVSKVTTKQRKIAENMSRRKSSFEYHLQLQNGKCILVCKKLFSATIGISQRTLLSWLEGPAPFIKFLDPHRPRKGKTAFIQRQDMDFIIKWLHELPTLSSHYCRSRGTYKNKKYLYPGTTVSNLHRLYSEEATNSERRVISIAKFRDIFNKENFSSFRPRKPQCDICVGFSHGNIDDGEYRAHVISKDVTRAEKNADKESADVSRSVWTMDLQAVLILPKTHASSMYYKTKLQMHNFTLYNLQTKEGFCYPREEHEGDLSSEVFASLQFSHFNQYVTDHPSIKELVIWSDGCGYQNRNVIVANAYLDLARKHKIKSCKT; encoded by the exons ATGAGTGCTTCACTTCTGAGAAACCTTAATGCGAATGAAGTTATTATGAGGATAGAAAATGAAGATTCAG ATGACATGCTTGAAACCCAAAGTGTGTCAGATTCAGACCCAgactttgtttttattcaagAGTTTGATGAGGATGAAGAAAATTGGCAAGGTGTTAAATCTAAAAAATTATCCAACTACGCTCAACGCAGTTCCACAGTG ACGTTGGGTAAAAGGAAACGCGTAAAACGGGCGCGCCCCTTTGgatggaaaaataatatttgcaaaAGGAATCGTCTAGCTGGATTAAATTACAAAAGCCGAAAAGGAAAGCAAAATATAGCAAGGCAATGTGCGAGTTTGACAGAAGATGATAGACAGTgggttttcaaaaattttcggAAAATGGAATCGTGGTCTGAAAGAAGATCATATGTCAGGGCTTCAGTATCGAAG GTTACCACCAAGCAAAGGAAAATTGCTGAAAATATGTCAAGAAGAAAGTCATCTTTTGAATACCATTTACAATTACAAAATGGAAAATGCATTCTGGTGTGCAAAAAACTCTTTTCGGCTACAATTGGCATTAGCCAACGAACTTTGCTCTCGTGGCTGGAAGGTCCCGCACCATTCATAAAGTTTTTGGACCCGCATCGTCCAAGAAAAG gTAAAACTGCTTTTATCCAAAGGCAAGATATGGATTTCATTATAAAATGGTTACATGAACTACCTACATTGTCATCTCACTATTGCCGTTCTAGAGGTACCTATAAGAATAAAAAGTATCTATATCCCGGAACGACTGTTTCAAATCTTCATCGCTTATATTCTGAAGAGGCAACAAATTCTGAAAGACGGGTTATTAGCATCGCAAAGTTCAGGGACATAtttaacaaagaaaatttttcatcatttcGGCCTAGAAAGCCCCAATGTGATATTTGTGTGGGATTTTCGCATGGAAATATTGACGACGGGGAGTATAGAGCCCACGTAATATCAAAAGATGTGACGAGAGCTGAAAAAAATGCCGACAAAGAATCAGCTGACGTGAGCAGATCCGTTTGGACTATGGACTTACAGGCAGTCCTGATTCTTCCCAAAACTCACGCCAGTTCGATGTATTATAAAACCAAACTTCAGATGCATAATTTTACTCTTTATAATTTGCAAACAAAAGAAGGATTCTGCTATCCACGGGAAGAGCACGAAGGCGATTTAAGTAGTGAAGTGTTTGCCTCGCTACAGTTCTCTCATTTCAACCAATATGTTACAGATCATCCTTCAATAAAAGAACTAGTGATATGGAGTGATGGTTGTGGGTATCAAAACCGTAATGTAATCGTCGCAAATGCATATTTAGATTTGGCACggaaacataaaattaaatcatGTAAAACGTAA